A window of Clostridium taeniosporum genomic DNA:
ATTACAGAAATACTTTTTCCATTTATAGCTGGTAATTCTGAAATTATTACATTTTCTTTAAAGTCTTTATTACTACCAAACCACCAAGTTCCTTCATCAATCATTAAATATTTATTTTCTTTTAATCCATTCCACGTATCTATGTCTCCAAATGCAGGCTGTGCTATAAATTTACCGTTAGTTAAATCAACTATTTTTTGTAATGCTTCTATGCTTTCATTACTATTTAAAAATCCTGTTGCTTTTGTATTATCTTCATTAGTAAACTTTCCTCCAAGACTTAAGAAATAAGGACACCATGCCCAAACATCAGTCCTCTGAATAGATAGAGGATAAACACCATCATTTTTCAATTTTTCTCCAATAGATATTAACTCATCAAATGTTTTTGGTGCTTCTGTAAAACCTGCTTTTTTAAGTAATCCTTTGTTATATATTGAAACTTTAGTATTTGTATTTATTGGAATACCATAATATCGTCCATCAAATAAATTTGTTGATAAAGTATTTTCATAAACTTCTTCTTTTATTTTTTCAAAGTCTTTAAATTCATCAATTGGAGCTACAGCACCTAACTTTGCATATCTTTGAACAGCAGTAACATCAATTCTTGCTATATCTGGATTATTACCTTCTACTATGGATTCTATTAATCTTTTATCATACTCTGATTCATCTATAGTTGTTGCTTCAATTTTTACATTTGGATATTTCTCATTAAATTTTGGTATTATCTTATTTTTAAAAACTTCCGCTTCTTTATTTTTATAACCTGACCAAAACGTTAAAGTAACATTTTCATTGCTCTCATCTTTATTTAATTTACATCCTAATAAAATTACTCCACAAAAACTTAGTAGTAATATAAGTATAATTAATCTTTTATACATAATAATATCCCCCTTCTTCTCTTAAATTTTATAAACCCTCTCTTAACATTATCGTGGTCATAAAAGTCTACCTTAAATATATCATTTTAGTTGTAATATATCTTTAAAAATTAAATAAAAAAATTCTATTTAATTAATATCACATATGTATATATTAATTAAATAGAATATAATTATTTTTATATCATAATCTAAATTTATCTACTGTATTATTAAGTTTTTTAACTAATTCTTCTAATGTATAAGTTGAATCTACAATTTGATGCATAAAAGCAGTTTGCTCTTCATTAGATGCTGTTACTTCTTCTGTAGCTGCTGAATTTTCTTCTGTTACAGCTGCAACATTGTTTATAATATCAGATGTAACATTAACTTTTTTCTCCATTCTATTAGTAGACTCTGATACCTCTGATACAATATTATTAACTTCATTAAATACTTTATTTATTTCCTCAAAATCATCACCAATTAATGTTGACATTTTAACTCCGTGCATAACTTCACTTGTTCCATCATTCATTTTATTTGATATGATTTCAATTTGTTTTTGAATTCCATTAATAAGCTCTACTATTCTTTTTGAAGAATTACTTGATTGTTCTGCTAATTTCCTTACCTCATCTGCAACTACTGCAAATCCCTTTCCTTGTTCACCAGCTCTAGCAGCTTCAATAGCTGCATTAAGTGATAAAAGATTAGTTTGTTCAGATATATCACTTATCACATTAACAATTTGTCCTATTTCTTTAGATTTTTTTAATAAATTTTTAATTTCTTCGACATTATGTTCATTTGTTGTAGCTATGTTCTTTATACTATGTACAGCTTGTTGTACTCCCTGTGAAACTTTTTTGCTTCTATTAGTTGATTTTTCTACTATCTTAATCATATAGTTACATTTTTTAGATATTTCATTTATATCTTCAACCAATTCTTTTGTAACAATAGAGGCCTTGCTTGCCCCTTCTGCCTGAGATACAGCCCCTGTAGCTATTTCTTGCATACTTCGTGAAACCTCTTCATTCCCCTTTAACGATTCACTTGTTGATGATGCTAAACTGTTAGATATTAACATAACATCATCAGCTGAATTACTTATATCACCAATCATTTCCTTAAGACTTGAAACTGTATTATTTAATGCTTTTGTCACATTAGAAATTTCATCTTGTCCATGAACTTCTAATTTATTTGTAAGAGTTCCTTCTGATATTTCTTCTGCAAAATCAGATAACTTAATTAATGGTAATGTCATTTGTTTCGCTACAAATGTAATTACTATTGCAACAATAAATACAATCACTATTGTTATTAAAAGTAATATTAATATTAATTTATTTAAATAAGCAAATAAGTCCTTTTCAGATACAACACTTGCTACACTCCATCCTGATAGAGGAACTTTGTTATAAAATACAATTGATTTATTATCTCCATTTCCAAATCTAAATACACCTGATTCATTTTCCATCATTTCTTTTCCTAATGATTGTATATTTTCATCTTTTATTTCTGATATATTTGTTTTCATTACTAATGACTGATCTGGATGTTCAATAATAGTTCCATCATTTCCAATTAATAAACTATATCCTTTTTCACCAAATTTAAATTCCTTAACTTTTTCTTGAATATGTGAAAGATTTACAGCAGATATCATTGTTCCTATTGATTGTTCTGATTCATTCTTAATTGGAACTCCTATAACAACCAAAGCTTTACCAGTTCCCTTTGATATTACTGGATTAGATATATTATACGGTACTCCACTCATTAAATTCTTATACCATGTTTTTTCAGCTACATCACCATTTACGAAATCTCCATTTGAATATTGAGCTCTAGATTTACCATCATTATTAAATAAAGTTGCTGCTGCATTATCATATTCTCCTGGGTAATTTTTCTCTAAAAATTTGATTCTTTCTGCATTAAAATTATCCACAGCAGAAATATCTGTTTCTATTAACTTTGCCGTAGGTGTATTAGCAGCACTTTTTACTTCTAAAAGTTTTCCTTCTATCCAATTGTTTATATTCTCAGTTAATTTTTTTCCTTCCTCCAATTTATCATAGACAAGTTCACTTTCAATATTTTTTCTAAGTTCATAAAATGTTGTAAAACTCAAAATTGACATTCCAATTATTACAACTGGTAAAATCGTAATTAACAATTTCATTTTAAAGGATAGTTTTTTCAATATTTTTATCACTCCCATAATTTTATTTTTACAATACATATTACCATATAAATTACCTAAAATTTAGCAAGCATATTTATATAAATTATCGAATTACATTATTTACACTTAAGTATAAAATAAAAATTTATAAAATATAAATCATAATATACAATATTTATATTTTACTTATATTTACGTAGAAAGTCGCAACCTAATGGTTGCAACTTCATACATAACATTTATATTTTACTTATATGCCACTGTAAATCTACTTTTAATATGTTTAGGAGCTTCAATCTCATCCATAATAGCTACTGCAAAATCTTCAAAAGATATTTTACTTTGTCCTTTTTCATCTACAACCAAATATTCATCTCCAATTGTATATTTTCCAGTTCTTTCACCTGGCTCTATTAATGCTGCTGGACTTAAGTATGTCCAATTTACTTCTTTTTCACTTCTATATATATCTAAAGATTCTGAATGTGCTAAAGCTACTGGTTTCCAATCTGCTGGGAATCCTTCTGTATTAACTAATTCAGTACCATCTTCAACCTTTAAACTTCCAGCACCACCCATTACTACAAGTCTGTTAGTTCCTGATTTTTTAACCAAACTTATTAAATTATTAGTTGCTTCTATTAGTGTATTTTCTTCTCCAAATTTAGGTCCAAAAGCACTAACTAAAACATCTACCCCTTCTAATTTATTTTCTAATGTATCCAATTTAAAAATATCTCCATTTAAAACTGTTAAATTTTCATTATTGTCTTTTATCTTCAATTCATCTCTTACAATAGCAATAACTTCATGTCCTCTATTTATAGCCTCATTTAATATTCTCTTTCCTGCATTTCCTGTTGATCCAATTAAAGCAATTTTCATAATATCTCTTCCTTTCATTTATAAATTAATTATTTTTTAACAATTGTTTTTTTATTATTTCCTCTAAATTTTCTTTTGATGTAATACCTTGTAATACTTCATTACCTATAATCATGGCTGGTACTGCTGCAATATTAGCCTCTTCATAAGCCTTCTTTAATGCTTCTTCTTGCTTTCTCTTATATTTTCTAGTATTCAAAGCCTGACTAAAACTTTCTTTATTTAAACCTATTTCTTCAGCTAACTTAGACAACACCTCAATTTTTCCAATATCTAATTCTTCTTCAAAAAAACCTTTAAAAACTCTTTCAACATATTCATTTCCTTTTCCTAATTCAACTGCATAATGATATCCTTCAAAAGCTAAATTAGTGTATGGATGTGGTGAAAGCTTAGGTAACTTCATATCTATGCCTAAATTTTCTGCCATTGGCTTTATAAAATTGTTCCATGAATTTAATTTTGATGAATCATTCCAAGGATCAATTCTAGGTGATGGTTCTGGTCTTAATTCAAATGGCATCCACTGAACATTTATATTCTTTCCTTCTATAACTTGACTTAAAGTCTTTTCTCCTAAAAAACAAAATGGACAAACAAAATCAGAATATACTTTAATATTTAATGACATTTTAATAACCTCCTCTTGGTTTGTTGTAATCATTTTAGTTACAACATATCTAAAAAAATTATTTACTATGATAATTAGTTAATTTGCAACAATTTTAAAATTATTCAGCAGTTGTAACTTATAAAGTTACATCTGTTTTAAAAAAAATTGATTTACTCCTCAATTTTTTTTCTTATACCTTCTACTATATGTTTCATTGTTACATTTCCTAATACTTGTTCCATAGCTTCTTGAGCGCTTAGTAACACTCCTTCAAGTACTGCTTGAATGTTAGCACCAATGGGACAGTTTATATTTGGTGATTCATGTAATTGAAATAATTCTCCTTCTTTAACAACATGAACAGCTCTATATACATCTAGCAATGTTATTTGGTCTAGATCCTTTAATAAATAAGCTCCACCAGCGCCTGCTATAACATTAACTAAACCATATCTTTTTAACATTCCCATTACTCTTCTTATAACAACTGGATTAGTATTTACACTACCTGCTATCCATTCAGAAGTGCATAAATTGCTGTCTTCCATGGATAGTATAGATAAAATATGAACTGCTACAGAAAACCTACTGCTTATTTTCATTTTTATCACTCCCGTTGTAACCATTATAGTTTCATCGAATATTAAAGTCAATAGCTTTTATAAAATTTTTTAGAAAATTATAAATAAATACTTATTGTATTTTAAATCAATTTACTAAATAAAAAAATAAAACATGATTATTCTTATTTGGATCTTACCAAAACATAAAACAATCATGTTATAACACATATATTTTAACCTGTATATAAATCTACTTAGACACATTCAAATAAATAACTAGTCAGTATGCTAGTTTATTTTGTAAATTACTTCTTCCTTTGGTTTTACTAATAGCACAACTATTAGCAAAACTGAAGTCTTTGTATTTTACAAAATATCCGTAGCATCTTTAACTTATTATTTATTTCTATATGCCTTATATTAATTTATGGTTGTATTTCTCTAGAAAAGTTTTGAAAGTTTTTCTCTCCATAAAAATTATTTATCCATATTTCACGGCAATTATCACGAAATTCTTGCTTATCTTCTTTAGATAAATTAACCATATACTTTATTTTTTCTCCAAGAGTATTTATATTAAAATTACATTCTATTAATAAACCTGTTTCATTATTTTTTACTATCTCATTAGTTCCACCAACATCAGTTGCTATGGTTGGTATTGCAAATGAACATGCCTCCATAATACTAACAGGCAACCCCTCTGAACTACTTGTATTTACAAATAAGTCAACTGGATTATTAGAATAATAGTTCATCAATTCTTCATTTTTTACTGAACCTTTAAAATCTACTTCCATAAAACTTAAATTTTCTTTTGAGTATTCTTTTACTTCTTCTAATCCATCACCAGCTCCAAAATGAGTCCATTTTAATTTTAAACCTGAATCTTTTAATGTACCTAATGACTTTGCTAATAAATCTATTCTCTTTACAGGGGATACATGGCAACAACTAACTATTCTATATATTCCATCATTTGATTGATTTGAAATCCCATAATTTTTTGTTCCAAGATAAGCTGTCTTAATCTTTTCCTTATATGCTGGATATAATTTTTTTAAATAATTGCTACCATCATCAGAACAAGGATATACTTTATCCAATTTTTCAAGTAAGTAATATCTAAGTGGTAAATAATTCAATGAATTTTTATCAGCATAAAGATCATATCTATGAGTACGACTTACCACTTTGCTCATTGAATCTCCAAAATTTTCTTTTAATTTTATAGCTGCATATGCTATATCATATAACCAATAACTATAAAAAGTCTTTTTATCATAATTTTTTATATCATAATTTATAAGAATCTTTTCGCATTCTTTATATACACTTTCTGATTTAGATAAAAAATATGTTAAGTATCCTTTTCTTTTTAGTGAGCCTTTAACTTCATTTTTTTCTTCTTTAGACACACATCCATTATAATTTGAAAATGGAAAATATTTAATAGCATTTATAGGTAATTTATGCTTTATTTCTGACGCTTTAATTCTATGTATTTCAAAATTTCCAGGAACTTCTCTAGTTTGTACTGCACTATCAGCTGTGCTTGTTGCTATTAGAATTATTTTATCAAAAGCTTTTGAAAGCATTGGTATCTCATCTTCAATGAATTCTTCTCCCTTATCAAAAGGAAATACTTTAGTTAAAAGAACTAAACAGTTTTTCATTATTTTCCCTCCATTGTTGTAATAGTTTAAGAATAACATAGCAAATTATTGATTTCAACTCACCATTATTTACTCTAAAATAACTATTTAAAATTACTAATATATGACCTAAAACCTAAATTAAATTTCTGTTTCAACGTATTATTTTTAACCTGTATGTATAAAGCATAATTAATTTTTTATATTTAAGTTTGCTTAACAGTACCGATATGCTAAAATAATACTCATGAAAACAATTATTTAAATCTTAAGGAGGCGTACTATATGAAAGTACTAACTGTCATCGGAGCTAGACCACAGTTTATTAAAGCCGCAACAGTCTCAAACAAACTTAGAAAAAACGGTAATAGTGAAATATTAGTACATACTGGTCAACATTATGATAATAATATGTCTGATATATTTTTTGAAGAATTAGGTATTCCAAAGCCAGATTATAATTTAAATATCGGTTCTTCAAATCATGGAAATCAAACAGGAAGTATGTTATGTTCACTTGAAGATATATATTTAAAAGAAAAGCCTGACATGGTTTTAGTTTATGGAGATACTAATTCCACACTTGCAGGATCTCTTTGTGCTAGTAAGCTATTAATACCTGTAGCACACGTTGAAGCAGGTCTTAGAAGTTTTAATAAAGCAATGCCAGAGGAACAAAATAGAATTTTAACTGACCATATATCTGATTTATTATTTGCACCAACACTAACTGCAGTTAAAAATTTAGCTACAGAAAATATAACAAAAGGTGTTTATAATACTGGAGATGTAATGTATGATGCTATAAATTTATTTAAAGAAAGGGCTAAAGAAGTATCTAATATAACTGAAACTTTAGATTTAGCCCCTAATAGTTATATATTATCAACAATACACCGTGCTGAAAATACAAATAGTATAGAAAGACTTACTTCTATAATAAAAGCATTAAGTGAATGTGGTAAAAAAATAATCTTACCACTTCATCCAAGAACAAAGAAGTTCATAAATCAATATGATTTACATGTAGGTGACAATATAAAAATAATTGATCCTGTAGGATACTTAGAAATGATTTCTCTTCAAGAAAATTCTGCTAAGATTGTAACAGATAGTGGTGGAGTTCAAAAAGAAGCTTATTTCTTAAAGAAACCTTGTATTACAATGAGAGATGAAACAGAATGGATTGAAACTATAGAAAATGGTTGGAACGTAATTGTAGGAAGTGATTCTAACAAAATTTTAGATGCTATTGAAAACTTTAATCCAACTGGTACTCCTGCATCCGCTTTTGGTAATGGAGATACATCATCAATAATAACTGATATAATTCAAAACTATAAGAGATAATAAAAAGGACTGCTATAAGCAGTCCTTTTTATTATAACACTCTAAAAATGAAATTCTTTCATCTCTGAAGTTGGAGTATAATCATTATTATTCTTTTTATAAACTTGCATACATGCTACTGCAAATCCTATAAGTATCCAATATGAGAATACATAAGTTATTGAGCTTGGTCCAAAGCTTGCTGGAGCAAAAACAATAAGTCCTGTTGCTGCTGTAAAACAATATATGCTTCTTCTTTTAATTCCTAATATTATATTTCCTATAAGAAGATATAAATAATATATTCCATATAACGCTACTCCAGGTAATCCAAAATCACCTAATATCTCAATGGCATAACAATGTGGACTATATATATTTCCAGTATCACCTTGGTTTTTAATAAACTGTTCTACATTTCCAACACCATATCCAAGATAATTCTTTTCTTTTATAGTTCCTCTTAATACATCATTTATTATAGTAAATCTAACATTAACGGAACCTTCTCCACCTTGTTGTATTTGTGCATTTTCTAAACTTTGCACCTTATTATTAAGACTATTTTCTACAATTTTATGTCCTTCAACAGGTTTTATATTCATAACAAGATAATTATACTTATATGATAATCCTAAGGTAATACATAATATAAGTGGATATATTATATTCTTAATTCCAATATTTTTAATATTAAATATAGAATATATTAAGAAAACTCCTACTCCAAATGCAATTGAAGCAAATCCTGTTCTTGATGATGTAGTAGCTATTAATATAAACACTATTGTAGAAATAATTGTATACCATATCTTTACTGAATTTTTCTTACACTTATAAATAGCATAAAAGAAAAGTGGTGATAATATAGCAAGTGTGGCAGCTAAATTATTAGGATTAAATGAAAATGCCATTGGTCTTGCATTTATTTGATTTTGATCTTTTTCAGGTAATTGATCCATAAACGAATCAGCATAATGTTTTATTGGTAATTGCTTACCCAATAATACTTCTATAAAAGCAATTAAAGTAATAACAGATATTAAAAATAATAATAAATTAACAGTTTTCTTTAATCTATCTTTATTTATATTATAAACCATCATATTAAATATAAATGCAAACATCATTAAATATATTGCGATATATTTAATTGATAAACTCTTACTCATTGCCCAGAAAATACTTCCACACATATAAATAAACCATATAACATATATTCCTAAAATCTTCTTATCTATATGTTTTACAACTTCTATATCTTTTACTAATCTATATAATGACATCAATGTACATAATCCTAATATAATATGGAACATATATATACTTTCTACTCCTGGTGCATGAAGTGCATAATCATAAAATGCCGACACCAACAATGCACAATACATTTGATCATATATAGCTTTTTCCTTTATTATATTTGATGATATAACCAATGTGATTATATACATAATAGGTATTATATAATTACCATTAGCTATTCCAAAAACCATAGCAATTATGGATATAATTGTTATAAATATATTTCTATTTTTATCTTCTCTATTCATGATTACTCCTTATCAGCGTTTTCTGCAGCAACTTCATCCTCATTTTTATAGTGATATGTTGGAACAATTCGTTGCATTTGATGTTTAATTTCATTAATATCATTTAGTTCTAATAATTTACGTAATTGTTCAAGTTTATGATTTAATGTATCCATATCCTCAAATGTTGGTTTTCCTACATATATTTTTTTATGTGCTGTATCTTTTAATCCTTCTTCACTCATTAAAAGCTCTTCATATAATTTTTCTCCTGGTCTAAGTCCAGTAACTACAATTTTAATATCTTTATTAGGCTCAAATCCAGAAAGTCTTATAAGATCACATGCTAAATCATAAATCTTAACTGGTTTTCCCATATCTAATACAAATACTTCTCCACCTTCAGCAAAAGCACCAGCTTGAAGTACCAGTTGTGCTGCTTCTGGTATTAACATAAAATATCTCACTATTTTTTTATGAGTAAGAGTAACAGGACCTCCATTAGCTATTTGCTTTTTAAATAATGGAATTACTGATCCGTTACTACCAAGAACATTTCCAAATCTAACAGCAACAAATTCAGTTTTTGATTGTTTATCCATAGCTTGAACAATCATTTCACATAGTCTTTTAGTTGCTCCCATTATATTAGTTGGATTAACAGCTTTATCAGTAGAAATCATTACAAATCTATCAATATTAGCTTTACTTGCTTCAGTAGCTAAATTTAATGTTCCAAAAACATTGTTTTTAACAGCTTCTTTAGGACTATCTTCCATTAATGGTACATGCTTATGAGCTGCTGCATGGAATACAACATTTATTTTGTACTTAATAAATATCTCATGTAATCTTTGCCTGTCTCTTATAGAACCAATTAGTACAGTAAGTTTCATATCTGGAAATTCTTCTTTTAATTCATTTTGAATATCATATATATTATTTTCATATATATCAAATAATATAAGTCTTTTTGGATTATATACTGATATTTGTCTACAAAGTTCAGATCCTATTGAACCTCCTGCACCTGTAACTAATATTGTCTTTTCATTCAAATAATCTGAAATACCCTTGTTATCTAGTACTATTGGATCTCTTCCAAGTAAATCTTCTAAATCTACATCCTTAATCCTACTAACAGTTGCTTCTCCACTTAATATCTCATACATTCCTGGTATTATTTGAAGTTTACAATTAGTTTTCTTACATATATCAATAATCTCTGCCTTATTCTTTGAATCAAGAGAAGGAATTGCTATTAATATTAAATCAATTTCTTGTTCCCCTGCTATATATGGTATATCATATCTATTTCCTGCTATCTTTACTCCTGAAATTCTTCTTCCAAGTTTTTGTTTATCATCATCAATAAGAACTATAGGATTATACTTTAATTCTCTTCTTGCCATCATTTCATTAATAATCATAGTTCCAGCTGAACCTGCTCCAACTATCATTACTCTTCTTTGATCTGATGAATACTTAAACGGTATGTACAAAAGTGTTCTTCTATATACTCTGTATAAAATTCTATAACCTAATACAAAGAAAATACTTAAAAGAATTCCTACAACTGAAACATTTAATGGTATAACAGAACCCCAAAATCTAGTATATCCAATTGATAATATACCTGCTAAAATAGTTCCCCCAACACCTAATAAAAATTCGTCAGTTCCAGTTAAATGCCATAAACTTTCATACATCTTAAATAAATAAAAACATACTAAGTATATTAAACTTACAACTACAACATCCTGTGTGTATATTTTAGCAATTTCAGTAAATCTTTCACTTAAAGTTATATTTATAGAAAAAAGGTAAGCCATATTCACCATAAATATATCAATTATCATAATTATCAGTGTCTTGCATCTTCTCATTATAGTTTCCTCCCATCTGGAGAGATTCTTGCCATAAATTATAGCAAGTAAGACTCTATTTTAATTATCTCATTTTATTTAATAACTTTATTAATAGTTTTGGACAAAATCTCATGGCACTACATTGAATTAAATATCTTACATTGTTTCTATCAAAATTTTGAATTTTATAATTTTTTAGATATGATTTAACATCTTCTCTACTTAAAAACTCAAACAAATCTTCATGAAAATTAGAATCTTTACTCAAAATAGAAAAAACATGTGCTATTGAATATTGTATTTTAAATTCTAATAAGAAATTTTCTATTTCTTTTAAATTATTATTTTCTTTCACATAATTTAACAAATCTATATAAGAATAATAACAATCAAGATGTTTTAATGAAACATTTTGAGTTACAGAATTACCCCATATAACATAAAACGCTAATATCTCATTTACACTTATAACTTTATTTGAGTAAAGTAATGCTTTTACAACAAAGACCATATCTTCACCATATTTTCTATTACTATCAAATAATAAATTATTATTTTTAATAACAGAAGTTTTGTATATAGCACTTCTCATGCCTATAGTTATCTCGTCTTTTAATTGCAAAAGAGCTGCTTCTTTTCCTGATATGAAATCATTTAAATAATTAGTTCTATTCTTAACTAAAACATTTCCCGTACTATCTACTTCACTGTAATCACAAAATACAATATCGCAACAAGTTGATTTTGCCTTTTCATACATAAGTTCAACAAACCTTGAATCAATATAATCATCACTATCTAGAAATGTTATATACTCTCCATTTGCTATATTTATACCTCTGTTTCTAGCAGCACTAACTCCTGCATTTTCCTGCGTTATAATCTTAAAATTTATATCTGAATTTTCTAATAATGATTTTGCTATCTCAATACTTCTATCTTGAGAACCATCATCTATAAGTAAAAATTCAAACTCTTTACAAGTTTGATTTATGACAGAATTTATGCTTCTTTCAATACATTGTTCAACATTATAAACAGGAGTAATTATAGATACTTTAAACAAAATTATTCTCTCCCTTATTTATTATAATAGATTCTTCTAAATTTTTTAGAATGTTTCTATTTAAAAATTCTTACTTTTTTATTAAATTTTAAACATTAATATTTTTTACTATTTGAATTATACTAATATTGATACTTATATGCAATGTTTATAGATTAATCCCTATACTTAGAGTTTAATATTTAAATTTAGTAAATAGTATAATTCAAATATTAAATGTAAATACTCTTATTAACTATTCTTAATCTTTTTTATTTCTTTAGCATGCCATACTCTATCTTCTTCTTTTGGCAAGGTCATATAGTCTCCATAAAGCTGTGTTAAAATTGCATCGGCATTTTTAGGTCCATAAAAATTTTCACCTTCAAATTCTAATTTAATCAAATTAAAATAGTCTTCTTTTTTATACACATATTCACTCCATGCAGTATCAACACCATACCCCATATATTTTGAATTCTTATCATTCCAATTAACTAAAAATCCAAAAAATTTTCTTCTTCTTTTAGCAGTAAATATTTTAGTTATTATTCTATAAAAAGAAAAAGTAATCTTGTTTTTAAAAGTTAGCTTTTCTGGAATATCTCTTAATCTAACAAAACTTTTTAAGATAGTGCCACTTATTGCTCTTTGAACTTTATAAACAAAATTATACTTTGGTAAACTATCATATGTGAGTATATCTATGTATACACCATTATGCATTTTTTCATTTTCTCCAATTGCCTTTTCAATAAGAACTGTTCCATTATACCTAACTTTACAAGGAACTTGATAAATATCATAATATTTATCACTTTCAAATGTTTGTAGAAATAAATGACTAGGTAACTCATCCTTTGCTATTTTTAAAAATTTTTCATAATCATCTCTAAGCATTCCAATATCCATATCATCATCCCATGGAATAAAACCTTTATGTCTAACTGCACCTAATAAGGTTCCTGAATCTAAAAAATATTTAAGTCCATGTTTTTCACATATCTTATGAACATCTTTTAAAATGCTTACCATTAACATTTGAGCATCTCTTAAACTTAAATTTTCATACTCACAATTATTATTGTCTTTATTTTGATAATTTTCTTTTAATATATCATCTGTATTATCCATCTTTGTCACCTTCTCGATGTACTAATAAAATATAATGCTTATTTTAGCATTCATTTTAATGTTATTATCAAATTTGACTTATGTCAACAAAATGACAACATAAGTACATAAAAAGTAAATTTTATACTAACATATTAATGCATATAATGATAAAATAGTTTAAGAATCAATACTTAAGAAATAATGGAGATAA
This region includes:
- a CDS encoding glycosyltransferase, which encodes MKNCLVLLTKVFPFDKGEEFIEDEIPMLSKAFDKIILIATSTADSAVQTREVPGNFEIHRIKASEIKHKLPINAIKYFPFSNYNGCVSKEEKNEVKGSLKRKGYLTYFLSKSESVYKECEKILINYDIKNYDKKTFYSYWLYDIAYAAIKLKENFGDSMSKVVSRTHRYDLYADKNSLNYLPLRYYLLEKLDKVYPCSDDGSNYLKKLYPAYKEKIKTAYLGTKNYGISNQSNDGIYRIVSCCHVSPVKRIDLLAKSLGTLKDSGLKLKWTHFGAGDGLEEVKEYSKENLSFMEVDFKGSVKNEELMNYYSNNPVDLFVNTSSSEGLPVSIMEACSFAIPTIATDVGGTNEIVKNNETGLLIECNFNINTLGEKIKYMVNLSKEDKQEFRDNCREIWINNFYGEKNFQNFSREIQP
- the wecB gene encoding non-hydrolyzing UDP-N-acetylglucosamine 2-epimerase; the protein is MKVLTVIGARPQFIKAATVSNKLRKNGNSEILVHTGQHYDNNMSDIFFEELGIPKPDYNLNIGSSNHGNQTGSMLCSLEDIYLKEKPDMVLVYGDTNSTLAGSLCASKLLIPVAHVEAGLRSFNKAMPEEQNRILTDHISDLLFAPTLTAVKNLATENITKGVYNTGDVMYDAINLFKERAKEVSNITETLDLAPNSYILSTIHRAENTNSIERLTSIIKALSECGKKIILPLHPRTKKFINQYDLHVGDNIKIIDPVGYLEMISLQENSAKIVTDSGGVQKEAYFLKKPCITMRDETEWIETIENGWNVIVGSDSNKILDAIENFNPTGTPASAFGNGDTSSIITDIIQNYKR
- a CDS encoding O-antigen ligase family protein, with product MNREDKNRNIFITIISIIAMVFGIANGNYIIPIMYIITLVISSNIIKEKAIYDQMYCALLVSAFYDYALHAPGVESIYMFHIILGLCTLMSLYRLVKDIEVVKHIDKKILGIYVIWFIYMCGSIFWAMSKSLSIKYIAIYLMMFAFIFNMMVYNINKDRLKKTVNLLLFLISVITLIAFIEVLLGKQLPIKHYADSFMDQLPEKDQNQINARPMAFSFNPNNLAATLAILSPLFFYAIYKCKKNSVKIWYTIISTIVFILIATTSSRTGFASIAFGVGVFLIYSIFNIKNIGIKNIIYPLILCITLGLSYKYNYLVMNIKPVEGHKIVENSLNNKVQSLENAQIQQGGEGSVNVRFTIINDVLRGTIKEKNYLGYGVGNVEQFIKNQGDTGNIYSPHCYAIEILGDFGLPGVALYGIYYLYLLIGNIILGIKRRSIYCFTAATGLIVFAPASFGPSSITYVFSYWILIGFAVACMQVYKKNNNDYTPTSEMKEFHF
- a CDS encoding polysaccharide biosynthesis protein; amino-acid sequence: MRRCKTLIIMIIDIFMVNMAYLFSINITLSERFTEIAKIYTQDVVVVSLIYLVCFYLFKMYESLWHLTGTDEFLLGVGGTILAGILSIGYTRFWGSVIPLNVSVVGILLSIFFVLGYRILYRVYRRTLLYIPFKYSSDQRRVMIVGAGSAGTMIINEMMARRELKYNPIVLIDDDKQKLGRRISGVKIAGNRYDIPYIAGEQEIDLILIAIPSLDSKNKAEIIDICKKTNCKLQIIPGMYEILSGEATVSRIKDVDLEDLLGRDPIVLDNKGISDYLNEKTILVTGAGGSIGSELCRQISVYNPKRLILFDIYENNIYDIQNELKEEFPDMKLTVLIGSIRDRQRLHEIFIKYKINVVFHAAAHKHVPLMEDSPKEAVKNNVFGTLNLATEASKANIDRFVMISTDKAVNPTNIMGATKRLCEMIVQAMDKQSKTEFVAVRFGNVLGSNGSVIPLFKKQIANGGPVTLTHKKIVRYFMLIPEAAQLVLQAGAFAEGGEVFVLDMGKPVKIYDLACDLIRLSGFEPNKDIKIVVTGLRPGEKLYEELLMSEEGLKDTAHKKIYVGKPTFEDMDTLNHKLEQLRKLLELNDINEIKHQMQRIVPTYHYKNEDEVAAENADKE